A window of Scophthalmus maximus strain ysfricsl-2021 chromosome 10, ASM2237912v1, whole genome shotgun sequence contains these coding sequences:
- the cnih4 gene encoding protein cornichon homolog 4: MEAAVFILSLVDCCALIFLSVYFIITLSDLECDYINARACCSKLNKWVIPEMIGQCLSTMLMLVSMHWFIFLLNLPVSAWNIYRHVKVPMGNMGVFDPTEIHNRGQLKSHMKEAMIKLGYHLLCFFIYLYSMILALIND; this comes from the exons atggaggcgGCAGTGTTCATTCTGTCGCTTGTGGACTGCTGTGCACtgattttcctctctgtctacTTT ATTATTACCCTGTCTGATCTAGAATGTGACTACATCAATGCGAGAGCATGCTGCTCCAAACTGAACAAA TGGGTAATTCCAGAGATGATTGGCCAGTGTCTTTCCACGATGCTGATGTTGGTCTCCATGCACTggttcatcttcctcctcaacCTGCCTGTATCAGCCTGGAACATTTACAG GCACGTGAAGGTTCCGATGGGAAACATGGGTGTGTTTGACCCTACTGAGATCCACAACCGAGGTCAGCTCAAGTCCCACATGAAGGAGGCCATGATCAAACTAGGTTACCACTTGCTCTGCTTCTTCATTTACTTGTACAG catGATCTTGGCTCTAATCAACGACTGA